A single genomic interval of Spinacia oleracea cultivar Varoflay chromosome 6, BTI_SOV_V1, whole genome shotgun sequence harbors:
- the LOC110797383 gene encoding peroxidase 57-like yields MNTRRIEEEMARVKCWTAALAIGLLLMTLVGECYGQLRFGYYNNKCRKVDVEAFVFFIVKKHFIQEKHTVAALIRLQFHDCFIRGCDASILLEGQGSEKTAPPNQSVDGYDIVEEAKVALDRQCPGVVSCADIIVLAARAATFLGGASWYSVETGRKDGRISRANDALQSLPGPSMPIPQAVQVFAQHGLNTEDFVYLLGCHTVGTAHCATFQDRLYNFRNSGRSDPSMSRLLRVSLQKTCPRNFISSKETFLDQTKRSEFRMDNGFFKRILKGEGVLEVDQQLAFHPLTRNIVIRAASNENIFKNKIGPAMRKLGLVGVITRGEVRLGTCKKVR; encoded by the exons ATGAATACAAGAAGAATTGAGGAGGAAATGGCAAGGGTGAAATGTTGGACAGCAGCACTAGCCATTGGGCTCCTTTTAATGACCCTTGTAGGGGAGTGTTACGGACAACTCCGATTTGGGTACTACAACAACAAATGTCGCAAAGTCGACGTTGAGGCCTTCGTTTTCTTCATTGTCaagaagcattttattcaagaaaAACATACTGTTGCTGCTCTCATCCGCTTGCAGTTCCATGATTGCTTCATCAGG GGTTGTGATGCATCAATTTTGCTGGAGGGCCAAGGCAGCGAGAAAACAGCACCTCCAAATCAAAGTGTTGATGGTTATGATATCGTCGAAGAGGCAAAGGTTGCTCTCGATAGACAATGCCCCGGAGTTGTCTCTTGTGCTGATATTATTGTCCTAGCTGCTAGAGCTGCTACATTTTTG GGTGGAGCATCTTGGTACTCAGTGGAAACTGGAAGAAAAGATGGTCGCATTTCACGTGCGAACGATGCACTTCAATCGCTTCCAGGGCCAAGTATGCCCATTCCCCAAGCCGTTCAAGTGTTTGCTCAACATGGCCTAAACACAGAGGACTTCGTTTACCTTTTGG GTTGCCATACTGTTGGAACTGCACATTGCGCCACATTTCAAGACCGTCTATACAACTTCCGCAACAGCGGGAGATCAGACCCTTCCATGTCTCGCCTCTTGCGCGTTTCCCTACAGAAAACATGTCCCCGCAACTTCATCTCTAGCAAGGAAACATTCCTTGACCAAACCAAAAGAAGTGAATTCAGAATGGACAATGGTTTCTTCAAGAGAATATTGAAAGGTGAAGGTGTTCTTGAAGTTGATCAACAATTAGCTTTTCATCCTTTGACTAGGAACATTGTTATAAGAGCTGCTTCCAACGAAAATATATTTAAGAATAAAATTGGGCCGGCCATGCGCAAATTGGGCTTAGTTGGAGTTATCACTCGTGGTGAGGTTAGACTTGGTACGTGCAAGAAGGTCCGCTAG
- the LOC110797385 gene encoding cationic peroxidase 2-like: protein MAKSNSSTVALALGLLFLTLVGDCYGQCSENFRVGYYNGKCGKVDIEAIVFHVVKKYFMENKDTVADLVRLQFHDCFVRGCDASILLEGEDTEKTSRNNLSVDGYEIIEDAKVALDKYCPGVVSCADIIVLAARAAAHLGGAYWYDVETGRKDGMISLASDAQRDLPRRSIPIPDAVKLFAGFGLDTNDFVYLLGCHTVGTAHCANFQERLYNFKNSGQADPTMDRTFASSLEKTCPRNVNSTNEAFLDQTKGSEFVMDNGFFKRILEGKGLLEVDQQLALDPLTKDIVERAAYDEKIFLAKVGPAMRKMGLIGVLTQGQVRLGTCKKVL, encoded by the exons ATGGCTAAGTCAAACTCATCGACAGTGGCATTAGCCCTTGGGCTCCTATTCTTGACCCTTGTTGGTGACTGTTATGGTCAATGCAGTGAGAATTTCCGTGTTGGCTACTACAACGGCAAGTGTGGCAAAGTCGATATTGAGGCCATTGTTTTCCACGTCGTTAAGAAGTATTTTATGGAAAACAAAGATACCGTTGCTGATCTTGTTCGCTTACAGTTTCATGATTGCTTCGTTAGG GGATGTGATGCCTCAATTTTACTCGAGGGAGAAGACACGGAGAAAACATCACGTAACAATCTTAGTGTCGATGGTTATGAAATCATTGAAGATGCAAAAGTTGCTCTTGATAAATATTGTCCAGGAGTTGTCTCTTGTGCTGACATTATTGTCTTAGCGGCTAGAGCCGCTGCACATTTG GGTGGAGCATATTGGTATGACGTAGAAACCGGAAGAAAGGACGGCATGATCTCACTAGCATCTGATGCCCAACGAGATCTTCCAAGACGAAGCATTCCAATCCCTGATGCTGTTAAGTTGTTTGCTGGTTTTGGATTGGACACAAATGACTTTGTTTATCTCTTAG GTTGTCACACTGTTGGAACTGCACATTGTGCGAACTTCCAAGAGCGTCTATACAACTTCAAAAACAGTGGGCAAGCAGACCCTACCATGGACCGTACCTTTGCCTCGTCCTTAGAGAAGACATGTCCAAGAAACGTAAACTCAACGAATGAAGCGTTCCTTGACCAAACAAAAGGAAGTGAATTCGTAATGGATAATGGTTTCTTCAAGAGAATATTGGAAGGCAAGGGTCTTCTTGAAGTTGATCAGCAATTGGCTCTTGATCCTTTGACTAAAGATATTGTTGAACGAGCTGCTTATGACGAGAAGATATTCTTAGCAAAAGTTGGACCAGCTATGCGTAAAATGGGCTTAATCGGAGTTCTTACTCAAGGACAGGTTAGACTTGGAACTTGCAAGAAGGTTCTCTAA